In Aliarcobacter faecis, a genomic segment contains:
- a CDS encoding AMP-binding protein encodes MLIKNLADILSFQAKNNPNKIAIYTKNSTITFLELEKFVCKIANYLKSQDIRPKDVVLHYFDDEFLLAVTMLALAKIGACLVSISKNSPKNELNEIKNLLSPKYILSNSSDIKLDFKVKSLIFTNETLNSLKNSIYKDEKEFDSSLIWQVVIGSGTTGKAKFFEVSHKLEFERVKISQSSIETISSDRVLSLLELLYNSTKIRFLMTLYSGASYVIWDKKDNDFVSFCKKYQISILFTTVFHIESILKTFPNISKESFSFLRVLSIGASNISDDLRKRIKEKLTSNLYVTYGTNEVGGITCANKESVFDISQTVGKALNNVLVQIVDEEDRELKIGEVGYIRVKNLGMIDGYLNDEKATKKAFKNGWYYPLDLGKFTKEKELIYCGRSDDMMIMNGINIYSTQIENQIISHKAVKDLCVVGFKHKIHQDIPICAIVLKDDKKVKKEELMNYCVERLGFLSPKDIVFLDEIPKNEQGKVIKSKLKQKIFLKQIERRNIRNYNINFRIEKEINLNYLRQWFIEVLNLDILEIKEKNYILFISKYVIKLVTSLFQACQIPIFKDIEINSLSVDEVQKNRFILTVSYEYVDSISIQHYTKILDNSFNYVLFMAQNQITLENKKLLLDNIFNLINQILFQMPIGKSTIHILKEATKKNIPFFHLGDGVYQLGWGSKSRKIDRSTIDSDSAMGSKLSQNKLFTANLLRLAGLPAPIHSVTNDKNEALQMAKILKYPLVVKPIDLDRGEGVSVNIFDEESLIKAFELAYNLSKKKQVIIEKQVVGVCHRLFIVGKELLYCVKRLPICVFADGKSSIEELIKKANDKEDLKTPWDSSKQFFPNDELALKFIKDTSYSLKSTPKKGVLIPLRDIESTKWGGYDEDVTKLVHIENIKIALQATKLFELKVAGIDIITSDISKPWYETNAIINEVNFAPLLGGGDISKKNIGKFLDLLLKGDGKIPIELYNNKKEALDKQKELISNKVRCYLICEEDVFDSEERVVIFRNYTLGQKLKALLLNKNVDAIVIFSLNEAEVLFSYS; translated from the coding sequence GTGCTTATAAAAAACTTAGCAGATATTTTAAGCTTTCAAGCAAAAAACAATCCAAACAAAATAGCAATATATACAAAAAATTCAACTATTACTTTTCTTGAACTAGAAAAGTTTGTTTGTAAAATAGCAAATTATTTGAAAAGTCAAGATATTAGACCAAAAGATGTAGTTTTACACTATTTTGATGATGAGTTTTTACTTGCAGTTACTATGTTGGCATTGGCAAAGATTGGTGCTTGTTTAGTAAGTATTTCAAAAAATAGTCCAAAGAATGAACTAAATGAGATAAAAAATCTTTTATCTCCCAAATATATTTTAAGTAATAGTAGTGATATAAAACTAGATTTTAAAGTGAAAAGTTTGATTTTTACAAACGAAACTTTAAACTCTTTAAAAAATAGTATCTACAAAGATGAAAAAGAGTTTGATTCTAGTTTAATTTGGCAAGTTGTTATTGGTTCAGGAACGACAGGAAAAGCTAAGTTTTTTGAAGTAAGTCATAAATTGGAGTTTGAAAGAGTTAAAATATCTCAAAGTTCAATAGAGACAATAAGTAGTGATAGAGTGCTTTCTCTTCTTGAACTTTTATATAATAGTACAAAAATAAGATTTCTTATGACACTTTATAGTGGTGCTTCTTATGTGATTTGGGATAAAAAAGATAATGATTTTGTAAGTTTTTGTAAAAAGTATCAAATAAGCATACTTTTTACAACAGTTTTTCATATAGAGAGTATTTTAAAAACATTTCCAAATATATCAAAAGAGAGTTTTAGTTTTTTAAGAGTTTTATCTATTGGAGCTTCAAATATAAGTGATGATTTAAGAAAAAGAATAAAAGAGAAACTAACTTCAAATTTATATGTTACTTATGGAACAAATGAAGTTGGTGGTATAACTTGTGCGAATAAAGAAAGTGTATTTGATATATCTCAAACCGTTGGTAAGGCTTTAAATAATGTTTTAGTACAAATTGTAGATGAAGAGGATAGAGAGTTAAAAATAGGAGAAGTTGGATATATAAGAGTAAAAAATTTAGGTATGATAGATGGATACTTAAATGATGAAAAGGCTACAAAAAAAGCTTTTAAAAATGGTTGGTACTATCCTTTGGATTTGGGTAAATTTACAAAAGAAAAAGAGCTTATATATTGTGGAAGATCTGATGATATGATGATAATGAATGGAATAAATATCTATTCTACACAAATAGAAAATCAAATAATCTCTCATAAAGCTGTAAAAGATCTCTGTGTAGTTGGTTTTAAACATAAAATCCATCAAGATATACCAATATGTGCTATTGTATTAAAAGATGATAAAAAAGTGAAAAAAGAAGAGTTGATGAACTATTGTGTAGAAAGATTGGGTTTTTTAAGTCCAAAGGATATTGTTTTTTTAGATGAAATTCCTAAAAATGAACAGGGAAAAGTTATAAAATCCAAATTAAAGCAAAAAATATTTTTAAAACAAATTGAAAGAAGAAATATTAGAAACTATAATATTAATTTTAGAATAGAAAAAGAGATTAATCTAAACTATTTAAGACAATGGTTTATAGAAGTTTTAAATTTAGATATTTTGGAAATAAAAGAAAAGAATTATATTTTATTTATATCAAAATATGTTATAAAATTAGTTACATCTTTATTCCAAGCTTGTCAAATTCCTATTTTTAAAGATATTGAAATAAACTCTTTAAGTGTAGATGAAGTGCAAAAAAATAGATTTATCTTAACTGTTTCTTATGAATATGTGGATTCTATTTCAATACAACACTATACAAAAATATTGGATAACTCTTTTAACTATGTTTTATTTATGGCACAAAATCAAATAACACTCGAGAATAAAAAACTTTTACTAGATAATATATTTAATTTAATAAATCAAATTTTATTTCAAATGCCAATTGGAAAATCTACAATACATATATTAAAAGAGGCTACTAAAAAAAATATACCATTTTTTCATTTAGGAGATGGTGTTTACCAATTAGGTTGGGGAAGTAAAAGTAGAAAAATTGATAGAAGTACTATAGATAGTGATAGTGCTATGGGTTCTAAGTTATCACAAAATAAGTTATTTACTGCAAATTTACTAAGATTAGCAGGACTTCCAGCCCCAATTCATAGTGTAACAAATGATAAAAATGAAGCTTTACAAATGGCAAAAATACTCAAATATCCACTTGTTGTAAAACCTATAGATTTAGATAGAGGAGAGGGGGTTAGTGTAAATATTTTTGATGAAGAGAGTTTAATCAAAGCATTTGAATTAGCTTATAATTTATCAAAGAAAAAGCAAGTTATTATAGAAAAACAAGTAGTTGGTGTATGCCATAGGCTTTTTATTGTCGGTAAGGAGTTGCTTTATTGTGTAAAAAGATTGCCTATTTGTGTGTTTGCAGATGGTAAAAGTTCTATTGAAGAGTTAATAAAAAAAGCAAATGATAAAGAGGATTTAAAAACACCTTGGGATAGTTCAAAACAGTTTTTTCCAAATGATGAATTAGCTTTAAAATTCATAAAAGATACTTCATATAGTCTTAAATCAACACCTAAAAAAGGAGTTTTAATTCCTTTAAGAGATATTGAATCTACAAAATGGGGTGGATATGATGAAGATGTAACAAAGTTAGTTCATATTGAGAATATAAAAATTGCACTACAAGCTACAAAGCTTTTTGAACTTAAAGTTGCAGGAATTGATATTATTACTTCTGATATATCAAAGCCTTGGTATGAAACAAATGCAATTATAAATGAAGTAAACTTTGCTCCACTGCTTGGTGGTGGAGATATCTCAAAAAAGAATATAGGGAAGTTTTTAGATTTACTTTTAAAAGGTGATGGAAAAATCCCTATAGAATTATATAATAATAAAAAAGAGGCTTTAGATAAACAAAAAGAGCTTATTTCAAATAAAGTTAGGTGTTATTTGATTTGTGAAGAAGATGTTTTTGATAGTGAAGAAAGAGTAGTTATCTTTAGAAACTATACTCTGGGACAAAAATTAAAAGCTTTGTTATTAAATAAAAATGTAGATGCTATAGTGATTTTTTCATTAAATGAAGCAGAAGTTCTTTTTTCTTATAGTTAA
- a CDS encoding DUF3325 family protein, producing MMPNVSILWYGLVTILAIIGFLLLAITRKREGVVLLNRELQEKEKTIFKTLGSLFLIISFVFCIYLWKFSFGIVLYFGILTFAILFVIFPISYLAYKKARVKNIVSKSKEEIKDKVPFKKLYLLFMILIPLYAIYSLNNTPPKSVLRDDVIKDKIGEFEFVLAEHDSGEFEMADNGIAFMTFNIRFCEECDLKIDDVFITINKPFIQNNFGMPFGGNYWERIASVQIPFSLDEKSELYLTVVSRDKKVYQKTYNIKENFQTTFEEFEKYSKNAKLEIQW from the coding sequence ATGATGCCTAATGTTTCAATCCTTTGGTATGGTTTAGTAACTATTTTAGCCATAATTGGTTTTTTACTCTTAGCAATAACAAGAAAAAGAGAAGGTGTAGTTTTACTAAATAGAGAATTACAAGAGAAAGAGAAAACTATATTTAAAACCTTAGGTTCTCTTTTTTTAATAATCTCTTTTGTATTTTGTATATATCTTTGGAAATTTAGCTTTGGAATAGTTTTGTACTTTGGAATTTTAACTTTTGCTATTTTGTTTGTGATATTTCCAATATCTTATTTAGCTTATAAAAAAGCTAGAGTTAAAAATATAGTTTCTAAAAGTAAAGAAGAGATAAAAGATAAAGTACCATTTAAAAAACTCTATCTTCTTTTTATGATACTTATTCCTCTTTATGCTATTTATAGTTTAAATAATACTCCACCAAAATCAGTTTTAAGAGATGATGTAATCAAAGATAAAATAGGAGAGTTTGAGTTTGTTTTGGCTGAACACGATAGTGGAGAGTTTGAAATGGCAGATAATGGAATAGCTTTTATGACTTTTAATATTAGATTTTGTGAAGAGTGTGATTTAAAAATAGATGATGTTTTTATAACAATAAATAAACCTTTTATCCAAAATAACTTTGGTATGCCTTTTGGTGGAAATTATTGGGAAAGAATTGCTAGTGTTCAAATACCTTTTTCTTTAGATGAAAAGAGTGAACTATACTTAACTGTTGTAAGTAGAGATAAAAAAGTTTATCAAAAAACTTATAATATAAAAGAGAATTTCCAAACTACTTTTGAAGAGTTTGAAAAATATTCTAAAAATGCTAAATTGGAGATACAATGGTAA
- a CDS encoding PepSY-associated TM helix domain-containing protein produces MKSDFNTSMSLTHTWVSLIVGWAIFFILVTGTLSFFNYDLTRWLEPERPLEINLLQKPQDKQIEAMFDFLSKESQEAKEWYIKLPHIKNQTPNGASRTEIVARSSTNWAKYWYFDPLTLEEVKQTEVRQTEGGELFIDLHHKFYYIDETLGIILTGFLAFFTLVAVVSGVIIHKKVFKDFFTFRANKKQRSWIDMHNITGIITLPFVLMIFYTGLVYYSPHYVTIPYKMIEDKKEQRKDEKQALLDNSSLPIMEKPTANIENMIREAEKKYGIGNIAYIEVGKNNTQGLYIELKPPFGSELTRSESDDTVMRFSGVSGEKLEITNEYSTGTKLFRSLVSLHEAWFASYPLRWLYFICGVLACIMTATGMILYTVKRKEKFERESDKKSLVLEIVERLNIGMIVGLLVGISAFFIANRTLSVNMADRAEWEVNILFLTWAFMIAFAFFRPIKKAWIESLYIASISLAFIPILNYFTTNKHLGVTLKEGDFVLAFVDITMLLFALVFAFLGFRLKKKWSRKDKEDNENKEVLIGEKL; encoded by the coding sequence ATGAAAAGTGATTTTAATACAAGTATGAGTTTAACTCATACTTGGGTATCTTTGATAGTTGGCTGGGCAATATTTTTTATACTTGTTACTGGAACTCTATCTTTTTTTAATTATGACCTTACTAGATGGTTAGAGCCTGAGCGACCACTAGAAATAAACCTTTTACAAAAACCACAAGATAAACAAATTGAGGCTATGTTTGATTTTTTGAGTAAAGAATCACAAGAAGCAAAAGAGTGGTATATAAAACTTCCACATATAAAAAATCAGACTCCAAATGGTGCTAGTAGAACAGAAATTGTTGCAAGAAGCTCCACGAATTGGGCTAAATATTGGTATTTTGACCCATTGACTTTAGAAGAAGTAAAGCAAACAGAAGTTAGACAAACAGAGGGTGGAGAACTTTTTATAGATTTACACCATAAGTTTTACTATATAGATGAAACTTTAGGGATTATTCTTACTGGGTTTTTGGCATTTTTTACTTTGGTTGCTGTTGTAAGTGGAGTAATAATCCATAAAAAAGTGTTTAAAGACTTTTTTACTTTTAGAGCAAATAAAAAACAGAGGTCTTGGATAGATATGCATAATATCACAGGGATTATAACTTTGCCTTTTGTGTTGATGATATTTTATACTGGACTTGTTTATTATAGTCCACACTATGTAACTATTCCTTATAAAATGATAGAAGATAAAAAAGAGCAAAGAAAAGATGAGAAACAAGCTTTACTAGATAATAGTTCTCTTCCTATTATGGAGAAACCAACAGCAAATATAGAAAATATGATAAGAGAAGCTGAAAAAAAATATGGTATTGGAAATATAGCTTATATAGAAGTTGGTAAGAATAATACACAAGGTTTATATATAGAGTTAAAACCACCTTTTGGTAGCGAACTTACTCGTAGTGAATCAGATGATACAGTTATGAGATTTAGTGGAGTAAGTGGAGAAAAACTAGAAATTACAAACGAATATAGCACAGGAACAAAACTTTTTAGAAGTTTGGTTTCACTTCATGAAGCTTGGTTTGCTTCTTACCCATTAAGATGGCTATATTTTATCTGCGGAGTATTAGCTTGTATTATGACAGCAACAGGGATGATACTATATACAGTAAAAAGAAAAGAGAAGTTTGAAAGAGAGAGTGATAAAAAAAGTCTAGTTTTAGAAATAGTTGAAAGATTAAATATTGGTATGATAGTAGGACTTTTAGTAGGAATTTCAGCTTTTTTTATAGCAAATAGAACTCTTAGTGTGAATATGGCAGATAGAGCCGAATGGGAAGTAAATATACTATTTCTAACTTGGGCTTTTATGATTGCTTTTGCCTTTTTTAGACCAATTAAAAAAGCTTGGATTGAAAGTTTATATATAGCTAGTATATCTTTAGCTTTTATTCCAATACTAAACTATTTTACAACTAATAAACATTTAGGAGTTACTTTAAAAGAAGGAGATTTTGTATTAGCCTTTGTTGATATAACTATGCTTTTATTTGCTTTAGTTTTTGCTTTTCTTGGATTTAGACTTAAAAAGAAATGGAGTAGAAAAGATAAAGAAGATAATGAAAATAAAGAAGTTTTAATAGGAGAGAAATTATGA
- a CDS encoding TonB-dependent receptor gives MRLLNRKSLIAPSLALLLATNIYAASYTVDTTNATLAIEKISELVNIPFLVDTNILKGKKTNKIENLQNLEEALKQMFEGTGLEAIIKNNTIVIKEISSVKVLSNGTYVLDDVSVSGKGSKNGSAESGYLVEDVKTLGVWGNLSLQDTPYSMSVMSSDFLENTITSNMNQVAKVNPVMKNNENASQNGEISSAIRGFGVSQALIDGIPLPYSFFGTSTNEVDRIEVISGLSGFLYGGGNVGGTINYALKYPTLKPITKISVGNNGGKNYYTSVDTSQNINDKLSVRVFGNYQGGDTAIENYEDKEKLIGVSFAYKPTDNLDLGLYYAHRESTTGTKPMWNITGKRPDASSFDTKKTYAPDWANVDVDSDKVELKANYSFSDNLRLRTAYIYKDATRVRPYFYNLVNTNTNSFQRGLYWFYKQQTKNDGAYVYLDGDFNTGSVHHSLTFGGSFGNEKFYSRSDHSTWGDSLGSTNFSDYNNWNYTIPSGTVKKGLARKQFKSNIVLGDNITFNEQWSALVGANLANVQQDTWNTSTKAKTGSYDKDALTPTISLIYKPIEDLTTYITYIESLENGSVIDEPKDTNDGKVFDPLTSKQYEVGVKYSINKDLLLSTALFRIEKANNMTEYFANNGNGKTQTTTQDGEQINQGVEVLVTGKASDSLTLMGGVTYLSPKVEKTTNKTLQGKESQNVAKYQAKIYAEYRLPVEPKIFLNGGVYYTGTQWVDNMNTQKLDAYKTLDLGARYETKLDGYDTTFRIYASNLTNEKYWANTSTLSDPRSVAFNVTVKF, from the coding sequence GTGAGACTATTAAATAGAAAATCATTAATAGCACCTAGTTTAGCCCTACTTTTGGCTACAAATATCTATGCAGCTTCATATACAGTAGATACAACAAATGCTACTTTAGCTATAGAGAAGATTTCAGAACTTGTAAATATACCTTTTTTGGTGGATACAAATATTTTAAAAGGTAAAAAAACAAATAAAATAGAAAATTTGCAAAATTTAGAGGAAGCTTTAAAACAGATGTTTGAAGGAACTGGACTAGAAGCAATTATAAAAAACAATACTATTGTTATAAAAGAGATATCTTCTGTAAAAGTTTTAAGCAATGGAACTTATGTTTTAGATGATGTATCTGTAAGTGGTAAAGGTAGTAAAAATGGAAGTGCAGAATCTGGATATTTAGTAGAAGATGTAAAAACTCTTGGAGTTTGGGGAAATTTATCTCTTCAAGATACACCATATTCAATGAGTGTTATGTCATCTGACTTTTTAGAAAATACAATCACTTCAAATATGAACCAAGTTGCAAAAGTAAATCCAGTGATGAAGAATAATGAAAATGCTTCACAAAATGGAGAAATTTCATCAGCTATTAGAGGATTTGGTGTTTCGCAGGCTCTAATAGATGGAATACCACTTCCATATTCATTTTTTGGTACAAGTACAAATGAAGTAGATAGAATAGAGGTAATTTCTGGGCTTAGTGGGTTTTTATATGGTGGTGGAAATGTAGGTGGAACTATAAACTATGCTTTAAAATATCCTACTTTAAAGCCAATTACGAAAATATCCGTAGGAAATAATGGTGGGAAAAACTACTATACAAGTGTGGATACTTCTCAAAATATCAATGATAAATTAAGTGTGAGAGTATTTGGTAATTATCAAGGTGGCGATACAGCAATAGAGAACTATGAAGATAAAGAGAAACTAATAGGTGTATCATTTGCATATAAACCAACAGATAATCTTGATTTAGGACTATATTATGCTCATAGAGAATCAACAACAGGAACAAAACCTATGTGGAATATAACAGGGAAAAGACCTGATGCTTCTAGTTTTGATACAAAAAAAACTTATGCACCTGATTGGGCTAATGTAGATGTAGATTCTGATAAAGTAGAGTTAAAAGCAAATTATAGTTTTAGTGATAATTTAAGACTTAGAACAGCATATATTTATAAAGATGCCACTAGAGTAAGACCATATTTTTATAATTTGGTGAATACAAATACAAATAGTTTTCAAAGAGGTTTATATTGGTTTTATAAACAGCAAACTAAAAACGATGGAGCTTATGTTTACTTAGATGGAGATTTTAATACAGGTTCTGTTCATCACTCTTTAACATTTGGTGGTTCTTTTGGAAATGAAAAGTTTTATAGTCGAAGTGATCACAGTACTTGGGGTGATTCTCTTGGTAGTACAAATTTCTCTGATTATAACAACTGGAATTATACAATTCCTAGTGGTACAGTAAAAAAAGGTTTAGCTAGAAAACAATTTAAGTCAAATATTGTTTTAGGAGATAATATCACTTTTAATGAACAATGGAGTGCTCTAGTTGGAGCAAATTTAGCTAATGTTCAACAAGATACTTGGAATACAAGTACTAAAGCAAAAACAGGAAGTTATGATAAAGATGCTTTAACACCTACAATATCGCTTATTTATAAACCAATAGAAGATTTAACAACTTATATTACATATATAGAATCACTTGAAAATGGTTCAGTTATAGATGAACCTAAAGATACAAATGATGGAAAAGTTTTTGACCCACTTACAAGTAAACAGTATGAGGTTGGTGTAAAATACTCTATAAATAAAGATTTACTTTTAAGTACGGCACTATTTAGAATAGAAAAAGCAAATAATATGACTGAATATTTCGCTAATAATGGTAATGGTAAAACACAAACAACAACTCAAGATGGTGAACAGATAAATCAAGGAGTTGAAGTTTTAGTAACTGGAAAAGCAAGTGATAGTTTAACTTTAATGGGAGGAGTTACTTACCTTAGTCCAAAAGTAGAAAAAACTACAAATAAAACACTTCAAGGGAAAGAGTCTCAAAATGTAGCAAAATATCAAGCAAAAATATATGCAGAATATCGTCTTCCAGTAGAACCTAAAATCTTTCTAAATGGTGGAGTTTACTATACTGGAACTCAATGGGTTGATAATATGAATACTCAAAAACTAGATGCTTATAAAACATTAGATTTAGGGGCTAGATATGAGACAAAATTAGATGGATACGATACTACATTTAGAATTTATGCTTCAAATCTAACAAATGAAAAATATTGGGCAAATACTTCAACTTTAAGCGACCCACGAAGTGTTGCTTTTAATGTAACAGTTAAGTTTTAA
- a CDS encoding FecR family protein, with amino-acid sequence MAKNNIQEQASHWVSLEIDGKELKNNKEFNIWIETLENKTAFEEQKDLINEIKSLPKDFLDELKNEVKQNREIENRRKIFLKRVTPLVAASILAIFYISFFVEFPKYSKEYLVSNKIQNNILLPDNSKISLDANTTITVKYYKNRRVVELSKGKAIFDVSSNKEQPFIINTEKIDIEVLGTKFEVVNFENKLQVNVLEGVVKVSKSKEKNKELAIVEKGQSLQLDNNANIISQNSLNIEKMLQWNEGKYNFQQTNLEEVFNEFSKHLDINIIYEKEKAKRYQISGNFDVKHFDNFLNVLPMIHPIKIVKQDKTIVVK; translated from the coding sequence ATGGCAAAAAATAATATACAAGAACAAGCAAGCCATTGGGTTAGTTTAGAAATAGATGGGAAAGAGTTAAAAAACAATAAAGAGTTTAATATTTGGATAGAAACTTTAGAAAATAAAACTGCTTTTGAAGAACAAAAAGATTTAATAAATGAGATAAAATCTCTACCTAAAGATTTTTTAGATGAATTAAAAAATGAGGTAAAACAAAATAGAGAGATTGAAAATAGAAGAAAAATATTTCTAAAAAGAGTTACTCCTTTAGTTGCAGCATCTATTTTAGCTATTTTTTATATATCATTTTTTGTAGAATTCCCAAAATATTCAAAAGAGTATTTAGTTTCAAATAAGATACAAAATAATATTTTACTACCTGATAACTCTAAAATTTCACTAGATGCAAATACAACTATAACTGTAAAATATTATAAAAACAGAAGAGTAGTAGAACTATCTAAAGGAAAAGCTATATTTGATGTAAGTTCAAACAAAGAGCAACCTTTTATAATAAATACAGAGAAAATAGATATTGAAGTTTTAGGTACAAAATTTGAAGTTGTAAATTTTGAAAATAAATTACAAGTAAATGTTTTAGAAGGAGTTGTAAAAGTATCTAAATCAAAAGAGAAAAATAAAGAGTTAGCTATTGTGGAAAAAGGGCAATCTTTACAACTTGATAATAATGCAAATATAATTAGCCAAAATAGTTTAAATATTGAAAAAATGTTGCAATGGAATGAAGGTAAATATAATTTTCAACAAACAAATTTAGAAGAAGTTTTTAATGAATTCTCAAAACATTTAGATATAAATATAATTTATGAAAAAGAGAAAGCAAAAAGATATCAAATAAGTGGAAATTTTGATGTAAAACATTTTGATAATTTTTTAAATGTTTTACCAATGATTCATCCAATAAAAATAGTAAAACAAGATAAAACAATTGTTGTAAAATAA
- a CDS encoding RNA polymerase sigma factor, with protein MLDYYKELLLYIKNKVSNKDNAQDIVQETYERVIAISNTQKIENERALLYKVAKNLIIDLSRKNKNITEIPFEKDTHIEKYLTEDEVIKQNQQDILMQELKKLPAKRKEAFVLHIIEGYTKEEVANIMNISFQAVEKHISRATIELKEKIRKKEEL; from the coding sequence ATGTTAGATTACTATAAAGAGTTACTTTTATACATAAAAAACAAAGTCTCAAACAAGGATAATGCTCAAGATATTGTTCAAGAAACTTATGAAAGAGTAATAGCTATAAGTAATACACAAAAAATTGAAAATGAGAGAGCTTTACTTTACAAAGTAGCAAAAAATCTTATTATAGATTTATCAAGAAAAAACAAAAATATAACTGAAATACCATTTGAAAAAGATACTCATATTGAAAAATATCTTACAGAAGATGAAGTTATAAAACAAAATCAACAAGATATCTTAATGCAAGAACTAAAAAAACTCCCTGCAAAAAGAAAAGAGGCTTTTGTACTACATATTATAGAAGGATATACAAAAGAAGAAGTAGCAAATATAATGAATATCTCATTTCAAGCAGTTGAAAAACATATCTCAAGAGCAACTATTGAACTAAAAGAAAAAATTAGAAAAAAAGAGGAACTCTAA